A genomic window from Flavobacterium azooxidireducens includes:
- the gcvT gene encoding glycine cleavage system aminomethyltransferase GcvT: protein MKNTALTHIHESLGAKLVPFAGYNMPVQYEGVTVEHETVRNGVGVFDVSHMGEFLLSGPNALALIQKVTSNDASTLTIGRAQYSCLPNNQGGIVDDLIVYKIKEEQYLLVVNASNIDKDWDWISSHNDLGVEMKNISEDYSLLAIQGPKAVEAMQSLTSINLAEIKYYHFEVADFAGIENVIISATGYTGSGGFEIYCKNSEVEQIWKKVFEAGASFGIKPIGLAARDTLRLEMGFCLYGNDINDTTSPLEAGLGWITKFTKEFTNSENLKKQKEEGVTKKLVGFELLERGIPRHDYEILDVEGNNIGIVTSGTMAPTVGKGIGMGYVKTEFSTPDSEIYIQIRNNKVKAKVVKMPFYKK from the coding sequence ATGAAAAATACAGCGTTAACGCACATTCACGAAAGTTTAGGAGCTAAATTAGTACCGTTTGCCGGATATAATATGCCGGTTCAATATGAAGGAGTAACTGTGGAACACGAGACAGTTCGCAACGGTGTTGGTGTTTTTGACGTATCTCATATGGGTGAATTTTTATTATCAGGTCCGAATGCGTTGGCTTTGATTCAAAAAGTAACTTCTAATGATGCATCTACTTTAACTATTGGTAGAGCTCAATACTCGTGTTTGCCTAATAATCAAGGTGGTATAGTTGATGATTTAATTGTTTATAAAATAAAAGAAGAGCAATATTTATTGGTTGTCAATGCATCCAATATTGATAAAGATTGGGACTGGATTTCTTCACACAATGATTTAGGTGTGGAAATGAAAAACATTTCAGAAGATTATTCTTTATTGGCAATTCAAGGTCCAAAAGCGGTTGAAGCAATGCAATCATTGACATCAATCAATTTAGCTGAAATTAAATATTACCATTTTGAAGTAGCTGATTTTGCCGGAATTGAAAATGTAATCATTTCTGCAACAGGCTACACCGGTTCAGGTGGATTTGAAATTTATTGCAAAAATTCAGAAGTAGAACAAATTTGGAAGAAAGTTTTTGAAGCCGGAGCATCTTTCGGAATCAAACCAATCGGATTGGCTGCCAGAGATACATTACGTTTAGAAATGGGCTTTTGTTTGTATGGAAACGACATCAACGACACGACTTCGCCATTAGAAGCCGGTTTGGGTTGGATTACCAAATTCACAAAAGAATTTACCAATTCTGAAAACTTGAAAAAGCAAAAAGAAGAAGGCGTAACCAAAAAATTAGTCGGTTTTGAATTGTTAGAAAGAGGAATTCCACGTCACGACTACGAAATTTTGGATGTTGAAGGAAATAACATCGGAATCGTAACTTCCGGAACGATGGCTCCTACTGTTGGAAAAGGAATCGGGATGGGTTATGTGAAAACTGAATTTTCAACTCCTGATTCTGAAATCTACATTCAAATCAGAAATAATAAAGTAAAAGCGAAGGTTGTAAAAATGCCGTTTTACAAGAAATAA
- a CDS encoding YebC/PmpR family DNA-binding transcriptional regulator: protein MGRAFEFRKARKMKRWSAMAKTFTRIGKDIVMAVKEGGPNAETNSRLRAVIQNAKAANMPKDNVERAIKKASDKDTANFKEVLFEGYAPHGIAILIETATDNNNRTVANIRSYFNKCNGTMGTQGSVEFMFDHTCNFRIPAEGQNVEDLELEMIDFGVEEIFADEDGILMYAPFESFGAIQKELENRNIEILSSGFERIPQITKEVTAEQMADVEKLLEKIEEDDDVMNVYHTMQE, encoded by the coding sequence ATGGGAAGAGCATTCGAATTTAGAAAAGCACGAAAAATGAAACGTTGGTCAGCAATGGCCAAAACGTTCACCAGAATAGGAAAAGATATTGTAATGGCTGTGAAAGAAGGTGGGCCGAATGCGGAAACAAACTCTCGTTTGCGAGCCGTTATTCAGAATGCCAAGGCTGCCAATATGCCGAAAGACAATGTTGAACGAGCAATTAAAAAAGCATCAGACAAAGACACAGCCAATTTTAAAGAAGTTTTGTTTGAAGGGTATGCTCCACACGGAATCGCTATTTTAATTGAAACAGCCACAGACAATAATAATAGAACTGTGGCGAACATTAGAAGTTACTTCAACAAATGCAATGGAACTATGGGAACGCAAGGTTCAGTTGAATTTATGTTTGACCATACGTGTAATTTCAGAATTCCTGCTGAAGGTCAAAATGTAGAAGATTTAGAATTAGAAATGATTGATTTTGGTGTAGAAGAAATTTTTGCTGATGAAGACGGAATTCTAATGTATGCTCCTTTTGAAAGTTTTGGTGCCATTCAAAAAGAATTGGAAAACAGAAACATCGAAATTTTATCGTCCGGATTTGAAAGAATTCCGCAAATTACCAAAGAAGTCACTGCAGAACAAATGGCTGATGTTGAAAAATTA